From a single Nitrospirota bacterium genomic region:
- a CDS encoding aminotransferase class IV: MFIYLNDRFVKEEEAVVSVFDHGFLYGDGVYETIRSYGGRIFMRDQHLARLRRSADAIGLTIPILEDRWPVLLHEAMTKNDVGNDRVDAYLRITITRGAGDIGLDPALCPIPTVVIMTKPLAPPSPQTYQNGVSLVVAKTRRNLPTALDPQIKATNFLNNIQAKREAIAAGAFDSILLNWESHLTECTVSNLFFVQAGRLCTPALSCGLLDGITRDIVLNLARELQISVEEGSFGVEAIHKADECFVTNTSMEVMPVTRVDGHPIGNGIPGPLTQQLHRHFSANRRRFLEP; the protein is encoded by the coding sequence ATGTTCATTTACCTCAATGACCGGTTCGTCAAAGAAGAGGAGGCCGTCGTCTCTGTTTTTGACCATGGTTTTCTCTATGGCGATGGGGTCTATGAAACGATTCGCTCTTATGGGGGCCGGATCTTCATGCGGGACCAACATCTTGCCCGGCTTCGCCGATCTGCGGATGCGATCGGCCTGACCATTCCGATTCTCGAGGACAGGTGGCCGGTACTCCTTCACGAGGCAATGACAAAGAATGACGTCGGCAATGATCGAGTCGATGCCTATCTCCGCATCACGATCACTCGCGGAGCAGGCGATATCGGCCTTGATCCGGCCTTATGCCCTATTCCCACCGTCGTGATCATGACCAAACCCCTCGCACCACCCTCGCCCCAGACCTATCAAAACGGCGTGAGCCTGGTTGTCGCCAAGACCAGGCGCAATCTTCCAACTGCTCTTGATCCTCAGATCAAAGCCACCAACTTTCTGAACAACATTCAAGCCAAACGGGAAGCGATCGCGGCTGGAGCCTTTGACTCCATCTTACTCAATTGGGAATCCCATCTGACAGAATGCACCGTCAGCAATCTCTTCTTCGTGCAGGCTGGCCGACTCTGTACCCCGGCACTTTCATGCGGCTTGCTGGACGGTATCACGCGCGATATCGTTCTCAACCTCGCTCGAGAGTTGCAGATCTCCGTCGAGGAAGGATCTTTCGGAGTCGAAGCGATCCATAAGGCAGACGAGTGTTTTGTCACGAACACAAGCATGGAGGTCATGCCGGTCACCAGGGTCGACGGGCATCCGATCGGGAATGGGATACCGGGGCCTCTCACCCAACAGCTCCATCGGCATTTTTCGGCCAACCGAAGACGTTTTCTAGAACCCTAG
- the atpF gene encoding F0F1 ATP synthase subunit B, with protein sequence MPQFESHFFSSLIFWEIVSFVILLFVLYKFAFPGILSVLEEREKKIKDSLDQAERHRSEAELKLKEYEAKLNSAAKEAEGILAAAKDRAQRLMEENEQRMTVEAERIKGDATREIDQERRKAIQDIRAQTTNLALMVAEKVVQRSLNEADHRKFADEALEALSKSYQR encoded by the coding sequence ATGCCGCAGTTTGAATCTCATTTCTTTTCTTCCCTGATTTTTTGGGAAATCGTATCGTTCGTCATTCTCCTTTTCGTCTTATACAAGTTTGCTTTTCCGGGTATCTTGAGCGTCTTGGAAGAGCGGGAAAAGAAAATCAAAGACAGTCTCGATCAGGCCGAGCGGCATCGCTCAGAAGCGGAGTTGAAGCTCAAGGAGTACGAAGCCAAATTGAACTCCGCCGCGAAAGAGGCGGAAGGAATCCTGGCCGCGGCGAAGGATCGGGCACAGCGGCTCATGGAGGAAAATGAGCAGCGGATGACGGTTGAAGCTGAGCGGATCAAGGGCGATGCGACGCGTGAAATCGATCAAGAGCGGCGCAAGGCGATTCAGGATATTCGGGCCCAAACCACCAATTTGGCATTGATGGTTGCGGAGAAGGTCGTGCAGCGAAGTCTGAACGAGGCGGACCACCGGAAATTTGCAGACGAGGCGCTGGAGGCCTTGTCAAAGTCCTACCAACGATAA
- a CDS encoding ABC transporter ATP-binding protein — protein sequence MSTFSRFLPFLKPYLSRMVLAGLLVMGVAATNLALLRLAGTLWDIITVQHDQSKMTDMITGFLGLVILQGLCSMGHSYLTAWISQRIIADFRRHLFAHLHTLSVSFFARRRTGELLSRLMSDVTVIQSVVTETPIDSAKQLVTFLGGITFLLTMNWRLSLLILILLPLLVLAAKIFGRKLKSLSTSIQDHTAAMSTLIEEVISGIRIVKSFVQTRREETRFAAQVEQTLALTMRKAVVMAVFIPVISLLTFSAAAAVLWYGGLQVIEGTVSPGDLVAFVLFAGILIGPFSSAARVFAQIREAQGATERVFEILDTRSEVSDSPSATSLPTVSGHIRAEHVSFTYDPRQPVLTDLSFEALPGELVAIVGPTGAGKTTVMNLLHRFYDPTEGRITIDGHDLREVTTDSWYRQVGLVPQETILFGGTIFDNISYGDEKASHDIVVAASRAAHAHDFIMSFPDQYRTIVGEKGINLSGGQRQRIAIARAIVKNPRILLLDEATSALDSESERLVQEALEQLMKGRTTFVIAHRLTTIQRADRILVLNKGRLVETGTHAELMERKGLYQYLYTLRLIELPS from the coding sequence ATGTCTACCTTTTCACGATTTCTCCCATTTCTGAAGCCCTACCTGTCCCGCATGGTGCTGGCTGGTCTATTGGTCATGGGAGTCGCTGCCACCAATCTGGCTCTACTGCGATTGGCCGGAACACTGTGGGATATCATCACTGTGCAGCACGACCAGTCCAAGATGACGGACATGATCACCGGCTTTCTCGGACTCGTCATCCTGCAGGGGCTCTGTTCGATGGGCCATAGCTATCTGACCGCATGGATTTCACAGCGCATCATCGCCGACTTTCGCCGTCATCTCTTTGCGCATTTGCACACCCTATCGGTGAGCTTCTTTGCCCGTCGACGAACCGGAGAACTTCTCTCACGGCTGATGAGCGACGTGACGGTCATTCAATCGGTTGTCACAGAGACGCCGATCGACAGTGCAAAACAGCTCGTGACCTTTCTCGGAGGGATCACGTTCCTGCTGACGATGAATTGGCGCCTCTCTCTGTTGATTCTCATTCTGCTCCCCTTGCTCGTCCTCGCCGCCAAGATCTTCGGGCGAAAGTTGAAATCCCTCTCGACCTCGATTCAGGATCACACCGCGGCCATGAGTACCCTCATCGAGGAAGTGATCTCCGGCATTCGAATCGTGAAGTCTTTTGTCCAAACCCGGCGCGAGGAGACGAGATTTGCGGCTCAAGTCGAACAGACTTTGGCGTTAACGATGCGAAAGGCCGTCGTGATGGCAGTGTTTATTCCCGTCATTAGCCTCCTCACCTTTTCCGCAGCGGCGGCAGTGTTGTGGTATGGAGGGCTGCAGGTCATCGAAGGAACCGTCTCGCCAGGCGACCTCGTTGCGTTCGTCCTCTTTGCCGGTATACTCATCGGCCCCTTCAGTTCCGCCGCCCGCGTGTTCGCGCAGATCAGGGAGGCACAGGGGGCCACTGAACGGGTGTTCGAGATCCTAGACACGCGCTCCGAGGTGAGCGACTCCCCTTCGGCCACATCGCTGCCCACCGTCTCGGGGCATATCCGGGCAGAGCACGTCAGCTTTACCTATGATCCACGCCAACCGGTCTTGACGGATCTCTCGTTCGAAGCACTGCCTGGCGAGCTCGTCGCCATCGTCGGCCCTACCGGGGCCGGGAAAACGACCGTGATGAACTTGCTCCACCGTTTTTACGATCCAACAGAGGGGCGCATTACCATCGACGGGCATGATCTCCGCGAAGTCACTACTGATAGTTGGTATCGGCAGGTCGGACTGGTTCCGCAAGAAACGATCTTATTCGGCGGGACAATTTTCGACAATATCAGCTACGGGGACGAGAAGGCCTCTCATGACATTGTGGTCGCGGCAAGCCGTGCCGCCCACGCCCACGACTTCATCATGAGTTTCCCGGACCAATATCGGACCATCGTGGGGGAAAAAGGGATCAACTTGTCCGGCGGGCAGCGTCAACGCATCGCCATCGCCAGGGCCATCGTGAAAAATCCACGGATCTTATTGCTGGATGAAGCCACTTCTGCCCTCGACAGTGAGTCGGAACGACTCGTCCAGGAGGCACTGGAGCAACTCATGAAGGGCCGAACAACATTTGTGATTGCCCATCGGTTGACGACCATCCAGCGAGCCGATCGGATTCTCGTCCTCAACAAGGGGCGTCTCGTAGAAACCGGCACCCATGCCGAACTGATGGAACGTAAAGGGCTCTATCAGTACCTCTATACCCTCCGCCTCATCGAACTCCCCTCATAA
- a CDS encoding insulinase family protein, with amino-acid sequence MPTMSQPPISPRRQAILVLVMGLCAFLLGSRPVIAAEIAPTKFVTANGMTVIVLEQRFLPIVEIHALIKAGSAQDPADKAGLANLVASLLDEGTTTRTSKQLSEQIDFVGGALEAKASEDFTTASARVLKKDIELGFTLLADMLQHPAFAKQEFERIRTQILGEMASDNDDPGRIAMKAFNQLVFHGHPYRWPVNGTEETLHKITLADVQAFYGREYSPSQVILTIVGDITLEQATALTQTHFGAWKKGAVAARNMKNPAPVERRTVQLIEKDLTQSTIILGHAGIPRTHPDFYTVTVMNYILGAGGFSSRLMDSIRDKQGLAYGIMSHFDARLMPGSFWVNLQTKTETTNQAIAGVLSEIKSIRDAPVSDQELAEAKSFLIGSFPLRFDSTAKLANVLAQVEFYGLGFEYFLEYSKWIDRVTKEDVQRVAKQYLDPKRYALVVVGNTAKAKVKR; translated from the coding sequence ATGCCAACGATGAGTCAACCTCCTATCTCGCCACGAAGACAAGCGATCCTGGTTCTCGTGATGGGGCTCTGTGCCTTCCTCTTGGGAAGCCGTCCCGTCATCGCGGCCGAAATCGCGCCGACCAAATTTGTGACCGCCAACGGCATGACGGTGATCGTCCTCGAGCAGCGTTTCCTCCCCATCGTTGAAATCCACGCACTGATCAAAGCCGGCTCCGCCCAAGATCCTGCTGACAAAGCAGGACTCGCAAACCTCGTTGCCAGTCTCCTGGATGAAGGAACGACCACGCGCACGTCAAAACAGCTGTCGGAACAAATCGATTTCGTCGGCGGAGCCCTGGAAGCCAAGGCTTCAGAGGACTTTACCACCGCCTCTGCCCGCGTACTCAAGAAAGATATCGAGCTTGGCTTTACCCTGCTCGCGGACATGCTGCAACACCCCGCGTTCGCTAAGCAGGAATTCGAGCGGATTCGCACCCAAATCCTGGGCGAGATGGCAAGCGATAATGACGACCCCGGCCGTATTGCCATGAAGGCGTTCAACCAGCTTGTCTTCCACGGGCACCCCTACCGTTGGCCTGTCAATGGAACAGAGGAGACGCTCCACAAGATCACCCTGGCCGACGTGCAGGCCTTCTACGGACGGGAATATTCCCCTTCCCAGGTCATCTTGACCATTGTCGGCGATATTACCCTTGAACAAGCGACTGCGCTGACACAGACCCATTTTGGAGCCTGGAAAAAAGGAGCCGTGGCGGCACGGAACATGAAAAATCCCGCTCCGGTCGAACGAAGAACGGTCCAACTCATTGAGAAAGATCTCACCCAATCAACCATCATACTTGGTCATGCAGGCATCCCACGCACGCACCCTGATTTTTATACGGTTACGGTGATGAATTACATCCTGGGGGCTGGTGGGTTTTCTTCCCGGTTAATGGACTCAATTCGTGACAAGCAGGGATTGGCCTACGGGATCATGAGCCACTTCGATGCCCGGCTGATGCCCGGTTCATTCTGGGTGAACCTCCAAACCAAGACGGAGACGACGAATCAAGCCATTGCCGGAGTCCTGTCCGAAATCAAATCCATTCGTGACGCTCCCGTATCCGACCAGGAATTGGCCGAGGCCAAATCATTCTTGATTGGCAGCTTCCCGTTACGATTTGACTCCACGGCGAAACTCGCGAACGTGCTTGCCCAAGTGGAGTTCTACGGGCTTGGGTTCGAATATTTTTTGGAATACTCAAAGTGGATCGACCGGGTCACGAAGGAGGACGTGCAGCGCGTTGCCAAACAATACCTGGACCCCAAGCGGTATGCCTTGGTAGTGGTGGGCAATACCGCCAAGGCAAAGGTCAAGCGCTAG
- a CDS encoding lytic transglycosylase domain-containing protein, translated as MAGMSSLTFSVPTTTAEIYQYIGRDGSISLTNVPSDSRYQKIEAESSRFHTTMSEQELEPVIRRHSSQQRIHPALIRAVIKAESDFDPRAVSRAGAIGLMQLMPQTAIRLDVRDMYNPDDNVGGGAKYLRQLLDRFHGNLPLALAAYNAGENAVDRYQALPPFDETRQYVRKVLRYYRTFLVRDGAIMKYPVSQYVPAEIRVDHAISELSSR; from the coding sequence ATGGCCGGCATGAGCTCGCTGACCTTCTCTGTACCGACTACCACGGCAGAAATTTATCAGTATATCGGGCGCGACGGCTCAATCTCCCTTACCAACGTCCCGTCAGACTCGCGATACCAAAAAATCGAAGCCGAATCTAGCCGATTCCACACGACAATGTCTGAGCAAGAACTCGAACCAGTCATTCGTCGACACTCTTCGCAACAGCGGATCCATCCCGCACTGATTCGAGCCGTCATCAAAGCTGAATCCGACTTCGATCCACGGGCAGTGTCTCGCGCCGGCGCGATCGGCCTGATGCAACTCATGCCGCAGACAGCTATACGCCTGGATGTACGGGATATGTATAATCCGGATGATAATGTGGGCGGAGGGGCCAAATACCTACGACAGTTGCTAGATCGCTTCCATGGGAATTTACCACTCGCCCTGGCAGCCTATAATGCCGGAGAGAATGCCGTCGACCGTTATCAGGCACTCCCCCCGTTCGATGAGACGAGGCAATATGTCCGAAAGGTTCTCCGATACTACCGCACATTCCTGGTCCGCGACGGCGCCATCATGAAATACCCGGTCAGCCAATACGTCCCCGCGGAGATAAGAGTAGACCACGCGATTTCTGAATTGTCTTCCCGCTAA
- a CDS encoding AURKAIP1/COX24 domain-containing protein, whose amino-acid sequence MSSVLKKRRKKMRKHKYKKLRRRQKFERRKN is encoded by the coding sequence ATGTCCAGTGTGCTGAAAAAACGCCGTAAAAAAATGCGCAAGCACAAGTACAAGAAGCTGCGCCGGCGTCAAAAGTTTGAACGTCGCAAAAACTAG
- a CDS encoding F0F1 ATP synthase subunit A, which yields MEEGPLHSFELHDWIPISIGGLDISINKAVVMMWVVISLVAVLMVIAGSARKLVPGKLQSIAEMMVDFIRSMILDTMGKDGMRFFPLIATLFLFILFCNLVGLVPGSYTVTSQIVVTAVFASVVYGISLMMGFLLHGFKFLGILVPPGTPGWLLPLMIPIELMSQLARPISLAVRLFANMTAGHVILGVLFGMAISGGLLIGWLPFAFTVAIYGLEVGIAFIQAYIFTILTCVYLGDAYHLHGHEEHAH from the coding sequence ATGGAAGAAGGCCCTCTTCATTCTTTCGAACTTCACGACTGGATCCCGATCTCGATAGGAGGATTGGATATCTCCATCAATAAGGCCGTTGTGATGATGTGGGTTGTGATTTCCCTGGTGGCCGTGCTTATGGTCATCGCAGGATCGGCGCGTAAGCTGGTGCCTGGTAAGCTGCAAAGCATAGCGGAAATGATGGTGGATTTCATTCGGAGCATGATCTTGGACACGATGGGTAAGGATGGAATGCGATTTTTCCCCCTCATCGCGACCTTGTTTCTCTTTATTCTTTTTTGCAATCTTGTCGGGTTGGTCCCTGGCAGCTATACGGTGACGAGTCAGATTGTCGTGACAGCCGTGTTCGCCTCCGTGGTGTATGGGATCAGTCTGATGATGGGGTTCTTGTTACACGGATTTAAGTTCCTGGGAATTCTTGTACCGCCGGGCACGCCTGGCTGGCTGCTCCCATTGATGATACCGATTGAGCTGATGAGTCAGTTGGCGAGGCCCATTTCACTGGCCGTTCGGTTATTTGCAAACATGACGGCGGGACACGTCATTCTCGGAGTTCTGTTCGGCATGGCAATCAGCGGCGGACTATTGATCGGGTGGTTACCCTTTGCATTCACGGTTGCGATCTATGGGCTGGAAGTCGGGATCGCGTTTATCCAAGCCTATATTTTCACCATATTGACCTGCGTTTACTTAGGGGACGCCTACCATCTACATGGCCACGAGGAGCACGCGCACTGA
- a CDS encoding anthranilate synthase component I family protein has product MTRVSQPSFLSGVPQPLVLTMEGRGRTPFELYRIIASPAQPSFLLESGKGAGGGSRYSYLGSNPFSVLTGRQGRAPAQTHGGYEWSSEDSLGSLCRLFAGPRVEPPPDLPHFIGGAVGYLSYDLVREYEILPAIAKDDLLLPYLQFGLYDIVIAVDHQASLVQIIFCPPIERFLGESREKLYREGLDRLAEWQAKLDSTPPPLTASPPLNQIAFHPDQTRDAYIQRVRRCQQYIAAGDIYQANLSHRFTLEPRSTYDARVDRQPHEQELYRRLQAINPSPFSGLVHFDEVTLISASPERLIRLHDGRVDTRPLAGTRPRGLDTYDDQRLIGELLANEKERAEHLMLVDLERNDLGRVCQYGTVQVDEFMAIEQYSHVNHIVSNISGALKPNTTPLNLIQALFPGGTITGVPKIRCMEIIEELEPVRRGPYTGSFGYIGWNGDLDLNIVIRTLVWCGEKGYLQVGAGIVADSEPAKEYQETLQKAQAFFSALRQM; this is encoded by the coding sequence ATGACTCGTGTGTCCCAACCATCATTCTTGAGCGGTGTCCCACAACCCTTGGTCCTTACGATGGAGGGGCGAGGGAGGACACCCTTTGAGCTGTACCGCATCATTGCGTCTCCCGCTCAGCCTTCGTTCCTACTCGAAAGCGGGAAGGGGGCAGGCGGAGGGAGCCGCTACTCCTATCTGGGGAGTAATCCCTTTTCGGTGCTGACCGGGCGACAAGGGCGGGCGCCAGCTCAAACCCACGGGGGATACGAGTGGTCTTCGGAAGATTCTCTTGGAAGCCTCTGCCGTCTATTTGCCGGCCCACGGGTCGAGCCTCCTCCAGATTTGCCTCATTTTATCGGTGGAGCCGTCGGCTATCTGAGCTACGACCTAGTACGAGAATATGAGATACTGCCGGCGATCGCCAAGGATGATCTGCTGCTCCCCTATTTACAATTTGGCCTCTATGACATCGTCATCGCTGTCGACCATCAGGCCAGCCTCGTACAGATCATTTTTTGCCCGCCCATAGAACGATTTTTGGGAGAATCTCGTGAGAAGCTTTACCGCGAGGGCCTGGACCGGCTGGCCGAGTGGCAAGCCAAGCTGGATAGCACACCACCTCCCCTCACTGCGTCGCCCCCCCTCAATCAGATCGCTTTTCATCCGGACCAGACACGGGACGCCTATATTCAACGGGTCCGGCGTTGCCAGCAGTATATTGCGGCAGGAGACATCTACCAGGCCAATCTGTCGCATCGATTCACTCTGGAACCTCGTAGCACCTACGACGCCCGTGTGGATCGACAGCCCCACGAGCAGGAACTCTATCGGCGTCTGCAAGCCATTAACCCATCGCCGTTCTCAGGGCTTGTGCACTTCGACGAGGTCACGCTGATCAGTGCTTCACCCGAACGGCTCATCCGCCTCCATGACGGTCGGGTGGATACACGCCCGCTTGCCGGAACCAGGCCTCGTGGGCTCGACACCTATGACGATCAACGCCTCATCGGTGAGTTACTCGCAAATGAGAAGGAACGAGCCGAACACCTCATGCTCGTTGATCTCGAACGAAACGACCTGGGCCGTGTCTGCCAATACGGCACCGTGCAGGTCGATGAATTCATGGCCATTGAGCAATACTCCCACGTCAACCACATCGTGTCGAATATCAGCGGCGCCTTGAAACCGAACACGACGCCCCTCAACCTGATTCAGGCGCTATTCCCCGGAGGCACCATCACGGGCGTGCCAAAGATCCGCTGCATGGAGATTATTGAGGAGCTAGAACCGGTACGCCGCGGCCCCTACACCGGATCTTTTGGATACATCGGCTGGAACGGAGACCTCGATCTCAATATTGTCATTCGAACTCTGGTATGGTGTGGGGAGAAGGGCTACTTGCAGGTCGGGGCCGGGATTGTTGCCGACTCCGAACCGGCCAAAGAATACCAAGAAACGCTCCAGAAGGCCCAGGCCTTCTTCAGTGCACTGCGGCAGATGTAA
- the larE gene encoding ATP-dependent sacrificial sulfur transferase LarE — protein sequence MLTESLQVKLNTLRRMILDLQSVLVAFSGGIDSTVVLKIAHEQLGDHALAVTAVSPTFPQVELDVAKRVASEIGVRHELVHTDQLEVAAFVQNDATRCFHCKTDLYQLLDGLREPHASRWIVDGTNLDDLGDDRPGIKAAREWGVRSPLVEASLSKSDVRALAQALGLSNWDKPAAACLSSRIPRGTPITIDSLRRVEQAEDILQAEGFRHVRVREHGDVARIEVGAEEFSRLNQPTLRAHISARLRQAGFRFVCVDLEGYRPGGISLG from the coding sequence ATGTTGACCGAATCTCTCCAAGTTAAGCTCAATACGCTCCGCCGGATGATTTTGGACCTGCAGTCCGTCCTAGTCGCCTTTTCCGGGGGAATCGACAGTACCGTCGTCCTCAAAATCGCCCATGAACAACTTGGTGACCATGCGTTGGCTGTCACTGCTGTCTCACCGACGTTTCCCCAGGTCGAGCTCGATGTTGCGAAACGCGTAGCTTCGGAGATTGGCGTTCGGCACGAACTGGTCCACACCGATCAACTCGAAGTCGCAGCCTTTGTTCAGAACGATGCAACCCGCTGCTTCCATTGCAAGACCGATCTCTATCAATTGCTGGACGGACTGCGCGAGCCGCACGCAAGTCGATGGATTGTGGACGGAACGAATCTCGACGATCTCGGGGATGATCGACCGGGAATCAAAGCGGCACGCGAGTGGGGAGTGCGAAGCCCGCTGGTTGAGGCCTCTCTCTCCAAGTCCGATGTGCGAGCACTCGCCCAGGCCTTAGGCCTCTCCAATTGGGATAAGCCGGCGGCTGCCTGCCTTTCTTCCAGAATTCCTCGGGGCACACCGATTACGATCGACAGTCTCCGTCGCGTGGAGCAGGCCGAAGACATTCTGCAGGCTGAGGGGTTTCGCCACGTACGTGTACGGGAGCATGGAGACGTAGCGCGAATCGAGGTTGGGGCGGAGGAGTTTTCTCGGTTGAATCAGCCCACTCTACGCGCGCATATCAGCGCTCGTCTCCGTCAGGCAGGATTTCGCTTCGTCTGTGTGGATTTGGAAGGGTACAGGCCTGGCGGGATCAGCCTTGGGTGA
- the nadB gene encoding L-aspartate oxidase has translation MSSRRSRVPVEADFLVIGSGVAGLRAALELSRAGRVMVLTKGHPLQSSSIHAQGGVAVAMSEEDDVAIHLTDTLKAGHGLCRKEAVRVLVEEGPERIQELIRWGAKFDKVGGKFAFAREAAHSRSRILRARGDATGNEMVRVLIAEVNRQERIQRLDHHFTVDLVVEAGRCSGAVVLDEGSGRQFVLPARAVVLTTGGAGQIYARTTNPPNATGDGMAMALRAGAVLQDMEFVQFHPTALYLPSSPPFLLSEAMRGDGAQLRNNKGALFMQRYHPMGALAPRDIVSRAILAEMATTKARHVYLDVTHLGAEFVKRRFPTIYATCLRYDIDITEEWIPVSPSAHYMMGGVWTDLNGATSVPGLFAAGEVACSGVHGANRLASNSLLEGLVFGLRAASAAVAFAGQPRSPMISSQDATLRAGQFGILEDVEKLRSSLRRTMWGQVGVIRSGESLIRACAQLSRWGQLVSQPFASRAALEVKNMIQVAQCVAEAALWRENSVGAHYRSDFPETKRAGWQQHSRLSSGEAVSGKTIQKSRGLLLSPRGRIG, from the coding sequence ATGTCATCTCGTCGATCGCGTGTTCCGGTGGAGGCCGATTTCCTGGTCATTGGAAGCGGTGTGGCCGGCCTCCGCGCCGCGCTGGAGTTGAGCCGTGCCGGACGTGTCATGGTACTCACGAAAGGGCATCCACTCCAGAGTAGTTCGATTCATGCCCAGGGTGGCGTGGCTGTGGCGATGAGTGAAGAAGACGACGTGGCCATTCATCTAACCGACACGCTCAAAGCGGGGCACGGGCTCTGCCGGAAAGAAGCGGTGCGGGTTCTCGTTGAGGAAGGGCCCGAACGGATTCAAGAACTGATCAGGTGGGGAGCCAAGTTTGACAAAGTCGGCGGCAAGTTCGCGTTCGCTCGGGAGGCAGCCCACAGTAGAAGCCGCATTCTGCGTGCGCGGGGGGATGCGACGGGGAACGAAATGGTACGGGTGTTAATTGCCGAGGTGAACAGGCAGGAGCGTATTCAGCGATTGGACCATCACTTTACCGTGGATCTCGTAGTCGAGGCGGGGCGCTGCAGCGGGGCCGTTGTGCTGGATGAAGGGTCTGGTCGACAGTTCGTCCTTCCGGCTCGCGCAGTCGTCTTGACCACCGGCGGGGCCGGGCAGATCTATGCGAGGACGACCAATCCTCCAAATGCCACTGGCGATGGGATGGCCATGGCACTGCGCGCTGGCGCTGTGCTTCAAGATATGGAGTTCGTCCAATTTCATCCGACGGCACTCTACTTGCCGTCGAGTCCGCCGTTCTTACTGTCAGAAGCGATGCGGGGGGACGGTGCGCAGCTGCGCAACAATAAAGGGGCGCTGTTCATGCAACGCTACCACCCCATGGGAGCCTTAGCGCCGCGGGATATTGTTTCCAGGGCAATCTTGGCAGAGATGGCAACCACAAAAGCTCGGCACGTCTATCTCGATGTGACCCACTTGGGCGCAGAGTTTGTGAAGCGACGTTTCCCGACAATATATGCGACCTGTCTTCGCTATGACATTGATATCACAGAAGAGTGGATCCCTGTGTCTCCCAGCGCTCATTATATGATGGGAGGGGTCTGGACCGATCTGAACGGTGCGACGTCTGTTCCGGGGCTCTTTGCCGCCGGGGAAGTGGCATGCAGTGGTGTGCATGGAGCGAATCGTCTGGCGAGTAATTCCTTGCTTGAGGGATTAGTATTTGGCCTTCGTGCGGCATCGGCAGCTGTGGCGTTTGCCGGCCAGCCTAGGTCCCCCATGATCTCGTCTCAGGATGCCACGCTCCGAGCGGGCCAATTTGGCATACTGGAGGATGTGGAAAAACTGAGGAGCTCACTTCGCCGAACGATGTGGGGACAGGTTGGCGTCATTCGTTCAGGCGAGTCACTCATCCGAGCCTGTGCTCAATTGTCGCGATGGGGCCAACTCGTGAGTCAGCCCTTTGCGAGCCGAGCAGCGCTGGAGGTGAAAAACATGATACAGGTGGCGCAATGCGTTGCGGAAGCGGCATTGTGGCGGGAAAATAGTGTCGGAGCCCATTATCGGTCAGATTTTCCAGAGACCAAGCGGGCTGGCTGGCAACAACACAGCCGCCTATCGAGCGGGGAAGCTGTTAGCGGGAAGACAATTCAGAAATCGCGTGGTCTACTCTTATCTCCGCGGGGACGTATTGGCTGA
- the atpE gene encoding ATP synthase F0 subunit C produces MDLAAAGLIGMGCAAAGFAGAGVGIGYIFGKVIEVVARQPEAEARVTKYMWIGFALVEAIALYGLVVVFIIMGLRKG; encoded by the coding sequence ATGGATTTAGCAGCAGCAGGGTTGATAGGGATGGGTTGTGCAGCAGCAGGGTTTGCCGGAGCAGGTGTGGGGATCGGCTACATCTTCGGGAAGGTCATTGAAGTGGTGGCGCGCCAGCCTGAGGCGGAAGCTCGTGTCACAAAGTATATGTGGATTGGGTTCGCGCTGGTGGAAGCCATCGCACTGTATGGCCTGGTCGTTGTGTTCATCATTATGGGACTCCGCAAGGGGTAG
- a CDS encoding AtpZ/AtpI family protein, with protein sequence MPPSQDPLYTGLGQAVRIASDLVAALIVGGGLGWVCDTYLLDSTPWGMVGGLILGVVTGIRNAYRSVQRWPKA encoded by the coding sequence ATGCCCCCTTCACAGGATCCATTGTACACGGGGCTTGGCCAAGCGGTCAGGATCGCAAGCGATCTGGTCGCTGCGCTGATTGTCGGAGGAGGATTGGGATGGGTGTGTGACACCTACCTTTTGGATTCTACTCCCTGGGGGATGGTTGGCGGTCTTATATTGGGTGTCGTGACAGGGATCAGAAACGCATACCGGTCTGTGCAGCGCTGGCCGAAGGCCTAA